The nucleotide sequence tatttttatttgggtaTGATGATGACATGACTTGAACTTATATgtggaaacatggtcaataagGATTCATATAGCTGACCCCAACTTATTTGGGACTCTGAGGCTTACTTCTTCGTGTTCTTGTTTCTCATGCAAAAATTCCTAAAGTTTGTACACATGGCTGCATAGGGAGCAAATGCCGAAGGAGTTCCAAAACGTCTAACCTTCGACGAAATTCAAAGCAAGACATACATGGAAGTAAAGGGAACTGGAACTGCTAACCAGTGCCCTACAATTGAAGGAGGTGTGGACAGCTTTGCCTTCAAACCAGGCAAGTACACTGCCCAGAAATTCTGCTTAGAGCCCACATCATTCACGGTCAAGGCAGAGGGTGTGAGCAAGAACTCAGCCCCAGAATTCCAGAAAACCAAGCTCATGACACGCTTAACCTACACTCTTGATGAGATTGAGGGACCATTCGAAGTGTCTCCTGACGGCACTGTTAAGTTTGAGGAGAAGGATGGAATTGATTATGCTGCTGTTACAGTTCAGCTTCCTGGTGGTGAGCGTGTGCCCTTCCTCTTCACTATCAAGCAGCTAGTGGCAAGCGGCAAACCAGAAAACTTTAGTGGTGAGTTCCTTGTGCCATCATACAGAGGTTCATCCTTCCTTGACCCAAAGGGCCGGGGTGGATCTACTGGCTATGACAACGCTGTTGCCTTGCCTGCCGGAGGGAGAGGAGACGAGGAGGAGCTTGAGAAGGAGAATGTAAAGAACACTGCATCTTCAACAGGAAAGATCACCTTGAGTGTTACCAAGAGCAAGCCAGAGACTGGTGAGGTCATTGGAGTATTTGAGAGCATCCAGCCATCTGATACAGATCTGGGAGCAAAGGTCCCCAAGGATGTAAAAATCCAGGGTATCTGGTATGCCCAACTTGAATAATGGAGAGTTCTAGAACTTGTGTATCATTTCTTGGTCTGAATTTTGCTGTAAGTTACAAGGTTAAACATTCTGTGACCCAATTTGGACAAGCATTGAAACAACTATCTTGCTGTATATTATCAAGCTTGAGTAATATTTCATGCTGATAGCCAGTTACAAACACTTCTAATGCTTGTACATACCCAGGATAGAGTACAAAGTATTGTCATCATCGAAAGGAGCAAATTAATGAGAATCCATATCCCCTAGACTCCACAATCCTCAAAATTAGTGAATGTGTTCAGCAAAGGTAAGCTCGATTAAGTAGTTCTTTTATTGTTGAGAGAGTTAAAACCACACAAGGCTTATTCTTACCAGTATATATCTGATGAATAACAAACAACTTAGTGCCCATCATAGATCATGCAGTGGTAAAGCAGATGAAATTCGCAATAAAGTAGAAATAGACAGACAAATGTGGAGAAATCAATTGATCAAGAGAGTGAAGAAAGGAGCCAATATAAATGCTTACTTTTCCTTGGGACAAATTCCAATGAAGTAACAATcaccttattttttatattgaccGGTGAACATCTAAAATTCCTATTCTAGTCCCAGGTATCAAACTGGCAGTAGCACTTTTTTTCTTGCTTAGGAGTTCGCCACTCTGAAAGGACAACCTTCAGACACATAATGAGGTGCGCCTAAAGGTGGTTAGAAGAGTTGTTACATTATTTGCATACAGGGTTAGGTCATAGTACCTTTGTGCTGAGTATATATCATGGATCTAGTGCCAGcaaaaatttttaaatcattagtTTCACCCGCAAGCACAGTCACAGTGGATTGCATACTCCGACTTCTATTTTCCATGGAGAAAAACAAAATTAACCTTCTCCATTGTATTATCAGCTTAGATCCTCCAAATATCCCTTTAGAATTAATCACGTTTGCAGCATATCAAGTTTAATACTTGGTGGCATTtgttatttcatcaaaatctctgCAGGAGCATAATCAAAATATTTCCTCAAGAATTAATTATGCTTGCAGTTTATCAAGTTTAATACTTGGCGGTGTTTGGTATTTCACCAAAAATCGCTACAGGAGCATAACCCATCTTTAAAATGATGAAACCTAAGAGGATCTCTCACAATGATCTGCACCCCAACAATTTTAGCCAAATACTGCATGGCATTATGGCAATCTCCACATATTCTCAAGTTTTTGAACACCCTAATGGATGACGCACCGTCTAAATTAAGAATCCCAAAGGCAGCAGCAAGCCTCTCGCTATGATTGCACAAACTGTATTCCTTCTCCTCTGCATCAAGATCTTGTCCAACAAGGTCCGTACAGGGTAAATACCCGGCTAACCTCATCTTTTCACCTACTTCAGTCAAAAAGCGGTAAATGTCTGCAGTTTGAGCACTATTCTTGTCACCGACAACAAAAGTATGCACTTTGTCTTTCACTTGAATCCAGCTACAGCCAGGAACTTTAATAATTCCTCTTTCTCTCATCAATTTCCTAATTTTTGAGGCCTCCTCTCGTAGTTTGGCAGCTTCAAAAATATTGGACAACAAAACATAGTTCCCAGCATTTTCTGGCTCAATCTCCAACAGCTGTTCTCCAGCAGCTCGTGCCATTTCCACGTTCTTATATACTCTACATGCACCAAGCAATGCTCCCCAAGCAGCAGCACTTGGTTTCATGGGCATGCTTTGGATGAAATTATATGCCTGTTCTAGCCGACCAGCACGGCTTAGAGCATCAACCATGCATGAATAATGTTCTGAATCAGGTTCAATTCCATGCTCCTTTCTCATTGAATAAAATATCATAAGGCCCTTGTCTACCAGCTGGGAATGGCTGCAACCTGATAAGACGCCAGTAAAGGTAACGGAGTTGGGTTTCACCCCTGAACTTGCCATTTCGCGGAAAAGCAGCAAGGCTTCCTCTCCCTTCCCATGCATTGAATTTCCAATAATCATTGTGTTCCAAGCAATAGTATCTTTTTTTGGCATCACATAGAAGACTCTTTTGGATAGTTCCAGATCACCACATTTAGCATACATGAATACCAAAGCAGTGAACACTGTCTCATCTTCCAAGAATAAATGCCGAAGGAGACAACCATGAATCTCCTTACCTCTTCTTATGCTTCCTAGATCTATACAAGCAGGTAACACACTGGtgattgtgattttatttggttttacACCTGACTGCTGcatttcatgaagtatttgaAGCGCCTTATCTGTCCTTCCACTTTGTATGCACCCTCCAATAACAGAATTCCAGGAATCGTGATTCAGTTTAGTTCTTCCTTTTCGCAACTGATCAAAGATGCGAAGTGCTTTGTCACATTCCCCATTTGAGAAATATGCTGACATAATGACATTGCATAAAACATAGTCAGACTGATGTGTACTATTAAATACTAACTCCGCTTGTTTGATACTTGAACAACTAGCATACATGTCCACAAGAGCACTGCTAACATACACATTATCGTGTATTCCATTTCTAACGATATACCCGTGAATCTCTCTACCcaaattcaaacttttcaaatCTGAGCAGGCGGGAAGTACAGAAGACAATGTAACAGGATTAGGTCTCACTCCCTTCAACCTCATTTCACGGAAAGTCATTAGCGCCTCTCTTGGAAGTTTACAGTTAACATAACACGAACTCATCGACGTCCAAGAGATTACATCTTTAGCACGTAAATTATCAAAAACATCTCTTGCACCTTGAGCGTATTTACACTTTCCATACATGTCAATCAGTGCATTTCCAAGGAGCAAATCAGAGCGATAACCAAATCTGATTACATCTTGGTGAATCCCTTTTGCCTTTATCAGGTTGCCCAAAGCAGCACAAGCCTTGGTTACCGATAACAGTGCCAGCTGATCAGGAAGGACTTTCCTTTCCCCCAATTCCTCATAGACTTTCAATGCTTCTTCTGGAAAGCCGCTTTTTTTGTATGCGGTGATCAAGAGCGTCCACGATTGTATATCTGGGTTGGGAATTTCATCGAACAATTGACGGGCACGTCGTATATCTCCACATGGTGGAAGTGCACGCAGGAACTGGGAGTTTGGCTTCGAGAGCATGTGCTTGTTGCTTGCTACTCTGACAATGGTCGATGCAAGTTACGCGCAGTGGGTTTACCCAAAATTACTTTATATATACTTACTATCTGTAATAAGAGGCAATAAGCACACACCTCCTCGACATGCCTGCTTGGCATTGAGGGGGCATTTCTGTCTTTTAAGCTTCAAAGCTTACAGTTGTTCTCCACTGCCTCCATTCTATCTCTATTCTGATCCTTTTCACCGCCTTTTCTCTACTAGCAACTACTCCACGGACCTCATTCATTGTCTCTCTATTTTCATCCCTTTAATCATTTTTACTCTTCTAGCTATTTTTGGTTTTTGCTAATTCTGCTTCTCCGCGTTGCAGTTTTCTAGAGGTAAATATCTATAATATGCTGTGTTTGTCTCTTTTTCTTTGACACAATTGTTCACTGAATTTAGGCTAGGAAGAAAATCGTCattctaaattaaaaattagattaatttttggtatttcaaaATAGATTGGAAAAGTGTTTCGACGGTTTATAGGATTTGGGATATGATTGTGGAGTCAAAGATGGTGAACTGATGCCTTCTGTCTTTATTTGTGGACTTTCAGGTTTCTTGTTTTCTTGATAATAATTAGCGGAAAGGGTTTtgttagagatgatgaatttgTTAGTATTTTTGTACCTGTATGTTTGTCTTTTGGGTTGTAGAGCATTTGGTAATGTGGTTTTGCTAGGAAAGAACCACACTATCTTTTGAAGACACTGAAGctaattttgatgaattttgtttAGTCTGTTCTATTTactaattcatttttattttgcctgctattatgttgttgttgactgAAAGTTGAATTTGTTTAATATTTTAGTAGCTTTTGAATACttgagatttttattattttgttgtaatctAGCTGCTGTACTGAAGTTTTCGCTGTGCCCGATTCCGGTGAAGGGCCGTTCCGCTTTATgcagtcttaccttacattttTCCTAGAGGTCGTTTCCCCAGCTTGAATTCATGACCTATCATTTTTCCTAGAGGTCGTTTCCCCAGCTTGAATTCATGACCTATTgctcacatggcaacaactttacctgTTACTTCAACACCCCTTCATagtaaagttttttttctttttatttgattttaccTGCCCCTGTTTTGTGGTAAACTAGATACCATTTTCAATCCAGTTTGGAGTTGTTAATAGTTCATTCTTCGGAAATTGACAAATTTGGGGAAGGATTTAACTAGAGCTGCTATTTGGAGGCAAATTGGAATAAATTCACAATTCTAGGATTTGCTATTTTGAGAATTCCAGCTACTCCTTGTTGAATTTTCATCTGTATTTCATCAAATTGTTTAGTATTGGTGTAATTGGGCGTTGCCATTTGGGATCGGCAACTTATTAAGCAAAGGTAATTTGTATTATCAAGTGATTCTTGCTCattaattttcttccttttccttggAATAATCAAATTGAAGCTGAAAAAATAGTGAAGACTCTGTAATTGGCTAGTTCTTGAATGAATTATGCAGACTGATTTGGTAGTAATGCCGAGTAAGGTTTCATTTACCATGAAATTAATGTGAATATAGCGAGTGAAAGAAAATTTATGGTCTTGAATGTATTTGCAGTTTAATGTTATAGTTTAGTTGTTTTCTTGATTACTGAGGACGTGAGAGTTTGCTTTGCCCACCTTTAGTTTCCTTCTCATATTTCCTTTCCctactccattttttttttaaaaaaaagaatcataGATCCACCAGAAgctataaataagtttttcattttaaattaatcTATACAATTGATGCTAAAGAAAATCAAGAGTCTGATACTATTTTGTTAATCAATACAGCTTCAGAGAATCCGTTTAACGGAATCCTCACTGGTCTTCTCACGCACGGAAGTGGTGAATTCGGAAAATACTACAGCCTACCCGCCCTGAATGATCCCTGTTTTAGTAAGTTTCGCTGCCCAGCTAATGatatttgttatatataataAAGTACATTCTTTTCATTGTAACGTGAATACAGTGACATGCTCCATTGCTTGAATTTGTTAATCTGTATCTTGTCAGCTGTTTTATTTAATTTGGTGACTAATTATTCTGCTTCTATTTTTTTAGTACATCTCTTTCTTCAAAGATGATCTCTCTCTGTAATTTAGGTGTTCCTTTCCTTTATGAATGATGGATAGATTCGTACATTGGTAGATTTCGAGGACT is from Capsicum annuum cultivar UCD-10X-F1 unplaced genomic scaffold, UCD10Xv1.1 ctg83355, whole genome shotgun sequence and encodes:
- the LOC124895636 gene encoding pentatricopeptide repeat-containing protein At1g20230-like, with the translated sequence MLSKPNSQFLRALPPCGDIRRARQLFDEIPNPDIQSWTLLITAYKKSGFPEEALKVYEELGERKVLPDQLALLSVTKACAALGNLIKAKGIHQDVIRFGYRSDLLLGNALIDMYGKCKYAQGARDVFDNLRAKDVISWTSMSSCYVNCKLPREALMTFREMRLKGVRPNPVTLSSVLPACSDLKSLNLGREIHGYIVRNGIHDNVYVSSALVDMYASCSSIKQAELVFNSTHQSDYVLCNVIMSAYFSNGECDKALRIFDQLRKGRTKLNHDSWNSVIGGCIQSGRTDKALQILHEMQQSGVKPNKITITSVLPACIDLGSIRRGKEIHGCLLRHLFLEDETVFTALVFMYAKCGDLELSKRVFYVMPKKDTIAWNTMIIGNSMHGKGEEALLLFREMASSGVKPNSVTFTGVLSGCSHSQLVDKGLMIFYSMRKEHGIEPDSEHYSCMVDALSRAGRLEQAYNFIQSMPMKPSAAAWGALLGACRVYKNVEMARAAGEQLLEIEPENAGNYVLLSNIFEAAKLREEASKIRKLMRERGIIKVPGCSWIQVKDKVHTFVVGDKNSAQTADIYRFLTEVGEKMRLAGYLPCTDLVGQDLDAEEKEYSLCNHSERLAAAFGILNLDGASSIRVFKNLRICGDCHNAMQYLAKIVGVQIIVRDPLRFHHFKDGLCSCSDFW
- the LOC124895638 gene encoding oxygen-evolving enhancer protein 1, chloroplastic encodes the protein MAASLQAAATLMQPTKVGARNNLQLRSAQSVSKAFGVEPAAARLTCSLQTEIKELAQKCTDAAKIAGFALATSALVVSGANAEGVPKRLTFDEIQSKTYMEVKGTGTANQCPTIEGGVDSFAFKPGKYTAQKFCLEPTSFTVKAEGVSKNSAPEFQKTKLMTRLTYTLDEIEGPFEVSPDGTVKFEEKDGIDYAAVTVQLPGGERVPFLFTIKQLVASGKPENFSGEFLVPSYRGSSFLDPKGRGGSTGYDNAVALPAGGRGDEEELEKENVKNTASSTGKITLSVTKSKPETGEVIGVFESIQPSDTDLGAKVPKDVKIQGIWYAQLE